A single window of Coturnix japonica isolate 7356 chromosome 17, Coturnix japonica 2.1, whole genome shotgun sequence DNA harbors:
- the FBXW5 gene encoding F-box/WD repeat-containing protein 5 isoform X2 — protein sequence MAAGGPALPDSALLPDSALLPDSVLLEIFLYLEHTDVLAVGLVCRQWRDVARDELLWKELFYRYYRVQRDVPRHPAAVSWYDEFQRLYDTIPCIEVQALKEHNDQVLHLSFSHSGCLFASCSKDCTVKIWSNELDISLQHSSNMRPYNWSYTQFSQFNSDDSLLLVSGVFVGPHNSSSGEIAVISMENFTLLSRVRNKPYDVFGCWLNETNLISGNLHRIGRITSCSVLWLNNAFQGIESENVNVVKRLFKIQNLNASTIRTVMVADCSRYDSPDLLLDYEEQLAASSTSTCPVFDLGSDSEEEESKPKQTPEPAVQELPDDGGVPAEDELQQFFDDIMGGCVRPAMTEAELENKVAELFIRNRTKPPEVNLLSTDSNSKTKYLIFTTGCLTYSPHQIGIKRILPHQMTTAGPVLGEERRSDEFFDSLDHVIDIHGHIIGMGLSPDHRYLYVNSRAWPRDCVISDPMQPPPIAEEIDLHVFDLKTMKEVKRALRAHRAYTPNEECFFIFLDVSRDFVASGAEDRHGYIWDRHYNICLAKLQHDNVVNSVAFSPVEQELLLTASDDTTIKVWRSPRTVRIQQARKPRPRKLLFSWLMNQKS from the exons ATGGCCGCGGGCGGCCCCGC GCTCCCGGACAGCGCCCTGCTCCCGGACAGCGCCCTGCTCCCGGACAGCGTGCTGCTCGAGATCTTCCTGTACCTGGAGCACACGGACGTGTTGGCCGTGGGCCTCGTGTGCCGCCAGTGGCGAGACGTGGCCCGCGACGAGCTGCTGTGGAAGGAGCTGTTCTACCGGTACTACCGCGTGCAGCGCGACGTGCCGCGGCACCCGG CTGCCGTATCCTGGTATGATGAGTTCCAGAGGCTCTATGACACTATCCCTTGCATTGAAGTGCAGGCCCTGAAGGAGCACAATGACCAGGTTTTGCACCTCAGCTTCTCTCACTCTGGCTGTTTGTTTGCATCGTGCTCCAAAGACTGTACTGTTAAG ATCTGGAGCAACGAGCTGGacatctccctgcagcacagctccaacaTGAGGCCGTACAACTGGAGCTACACACAGTTCTCCCAGTTCAACTCTGATGACTCCCTCCTTCTGGTGTCAGGTGTCTTTGTGGGGCCTCACAACTCCTCATCAGGAGAGATTGCCGTAATCAGCATGG AGAACTTCACATTGCTCTCCAGGGTGAGGAATAAACCTTATGATGTGTTTGGCTGTTGGCTGAATGAAACAAACTTGATATCTGGCAATCTGCATCGGATTGGGCGTATaacctcctgctctgtgctgtggctgaaCAACGCTTTCCAG GGCATAGAGTCTGAGAATGTGAATGTAGTGAAGAGACTGTTCAAAATCCAGAATCTGAATGCCAGCACTATCCGGACCGTGATGGTGGCTGACTGCAGCCGGTACGATTCCCCAGACCTGCTCCTGGActatgaggagcagctggctGCCTCTTCCACCTCCACCTGCCCAGTCTTTGATCTCGGCAGTGACAGCGAAGAAGAGGAGTCCAAGCCCAAGCAGACTCCAGAGCCAGCAGTACAGGAATTGCCGGATGACGGGGGTGTGCCAGCAGaggatgagctgcagcagttctttGATGATATCATGGGGGGCTGTGTGAGGCCTGCCATGACTGAGGCTGAGCTGGAGAACAAAGTGGCTGAGCTGTTCATACGCAACAGAACTAAACCGCCTGAGGTGAACCTGCTTTCCACGGACAGCAACAGCAAGACAAAGTACTTAATTTTCACCACAGGGTGCCTCACCTACTCTCCGCACCAGATAG GGATTAAAAGGATCCTGCCCCACCAGATGACAACTGCTGGGCCAGTGCTTGGGGAGGAGAGACGTTCGGATGAGTTCTTTGACTCGCTGGATCACGTCATTGACATCCATGGGCACATAATTGGCATGGGTCTCTCCCCTGACCACCG ATACCTGTATGTGAACAGCCGTGCCTGGCCTCGGGACTGTGTCATCTCCGACCCCATGCAGCCACCCCCCATTGCTGAGGAGATCGATCTGCACGTGTTTGATTTGAAGACAATGAAGGAAGTGAAACGAGCCCTCCGTGCACATCGGGCCTACACACCCAACGAGGAgtgtttcttcatcttcctggACGTCAGCAGGGACTTTGTGGCAAG CGGGGCAGAAGATCGCCATGGCTACATCTGGGACCGACACTATAACATCTGCCTGGCCAAGCTGCAGCACGACAACGTTGTCAACTCGGTGGCCTTCAGCCCagtggagcaggagctgctgctgacagccagCGATGACACCACCATCAAGGTGTGGCGCTCCCCTCGCACCGTGCGAATCCAGCAGGCCAGGAAGCCCAGGCCCAGGAAACTGCTCTTCTCCTGGCTCATGAACCAGAAAAGCTGA
- the FBXW5 gene encoding F-box/WD repeat-containing protein 5 isoform X1, which produces MAAGGPALPDSALLPDSALLPDSALLPDSALLPDSVLLEIFLYLEHTDVLAVGLVCRQWRDVARDELLWKELFYRYYRVQRDVPRHPAAVSWYDEFQRLYDTIPCIEVQALKEHNDQVLHLSFSHSGCLFASCSKDCTVKIWSNELDISLQHSSNMRPYNWSYTQFSQFNSDDSLLLVSGVFVGPHNSSSGEIAVISMENFTLLSRVRNKPYDVFGCWLNETNLISGNLHRIGRITSCSVLWLNNAFQGIESENVNVVKRLFKIQNLNASTIRTVMVADCSRYDSPDLLLDYEEQLAASSTSTCPVFDLGSDSEEEESKPKQTPEPAVQELPDDGGVPAEDELQQFFDDIMGGCVRPAMTEAELENKVAELFIRNRTKPPEVNLLSTDSNSKTKYLIFTTGCLTYSPHQIGIKRILPHQMTTAGPVLGEERRSDEFFDSLDHVIDIHGHIIGMGLSPDHRYLYVNSRAWPRDCVISDPMQPPPIAEEIDLHVFDLKTMKEVKRALRAHRAYTPNEECFFIFLDVSRDFVASGAEDRHGYIWDRHYNICLAKLQHDNVVNSVAFSPVEQELLLTASDDTTIKVWRSPRTVRIQQARKPRPRKLLFSWLMNQKS; this is translated from the exons ATGGCCGCGGGCGGCCCCGCGCTCCCGGACAGCGCCCTGCTCCCGGACAGCGCCCTGCTCCCGGACAGCGCCCTGCTCCCGGACAGCGCCCTGCTCCCGGACAGCGTGCTGCTCGAGATCTTCCTGTACCTGGAGCACACGGACGTGTTGGCCGTGGGCCTCGTGTGCCGCCAGTGGCGAGACGTGGCCCGCGACGAGCTGCTGTGGAAGGAGCTGTTCTACCGGTACTACCGCGTGCAGCGCGACGTGCCGCGGCACCCGG CTGCCGTATCCTGGTATGATGAGTTCCAGAGGCTCTATGACACTATCCCTTGCATTGAAGTGCAGGCCCTGAAGGAGCACAATGACCAGGTTTTGCACCTCAGCTTCTCTCACTCTGGCTGTTTGTTTGCATCGTGCTCCAAAGACTGTACTGTTAAG ATCTGGAGCAACGAGCTGGacatctccctgcagcacagctccaacaTGAGGCCGTACAACTGGAGCTACACACAGTTCTCCCAGTTCAACTCTGATGACTCCCTCCTTCTGGTGTCAGGTGTCTTTGTGGGGCCTCACAACTCCTCATCAGGAGAGATTGCCGTAATCAGCATGG AGAACTTCACATTGCTCTCCAGGGTGAGGAATAAACCTTATGATGTGTTTGGCTGTTGGCTGAATGAAACAAACTTGATATCTGGCAATCTGCATCGGATTGGGCGTATaacctcctgctctgtgctgtggctgaaCAACGCTTTCCAG GGCATAGAGTCTGAGAATGTGAATGTAGTGAAGAGACTGTTCAAAATCCAGAATCTGAATGCCAGCACTATCCGGACCGTGATGGTGGCTGACTGCAGCCGGTACGATTCCCCAGACCTGCTCCTGGActatgaggagcagctggctGCCTCTTCCACCTCCACCTGCCCAGTCTTTGATCTCGGCAGTGACAGCGAAGAAGAGGAGTCCAAGCCCAAGCAGACTCCAGAGCCAGCAGTACAGGAATTGCCGGATGACGGGGGTGTGCCAGCAGaggatgagctgcagcagttctttGATGATATCATGGGGGGCTGTGTGAGGCCTGCCATGACTGAGGCTGAGCTGGAGAACAAAGTGGCTGAGCTGTTCATACGCAACAGAACTAAACCGCCTGAGGTGAACCTGCTTTCCACGGACAGCAACAGCAAGACAAAGTACTTAATTTTCACCACAGGGTGCCTCACCTACTCTCCGCACCAGATAG GGATTAAAAGGATCCTGCCCCACCAGATGACAACTGCTGGGCCAGTGCTTGGGGAGGAGAGACGTTCGGATGAGTTCTTTGACTCGCTGGATCACGTCATTGACATCCATGGGCACATAATTGGCATGGGTCTCTCCCCTGACCACCG ATACCTGTATGTGAACAGCCGTGCCTGGCCTCGGGACTGTGTCATCTCCGACCCCATGCAGCCACCCCCCATTGCTGAGGAGATCGATCTGCACGTGTTTGATTTGAAGACAATGAAGGAAGTGAAACGAGCCCTCCGTGCACATCGGGCCTACACACCCAACGAGGAgtgtttcttcatcttcctggACGTCAGCAGGGACTTTGTGGCAAG CGGGGCAGAAGATCGCCATGGCTACATCTGGGACCGACACTATAACATCTGCCTGGCCAAGCTGCAGCACGACAACGTTGTCAACTCGGTGGCCTTCAGCCCagtggagcaggagctgctgctgacagccagCGATGACACCACCATCAAGGTGTGGCGCTCCCCTCGCACCGTGCGAATCCAGCAGGCCAGGAAGCCCAGGCCCAGGAAACTGCTCTTCTCCTGGCTCATGAACCAGAAAAGCTGA